From the Limanda limanda chromosome 7, fLimLim1.1, whole genome shotgun sequence genome, the window GATTTTTCCATTGGTGGTTTTAAATCTCTAATATTTGCTGAagccttgttttttttagctcCTGTATTGTGTAATACACAGTCTGACTAAATAAAGATAATTTCCAAGTAGCCCATCTGATTTTAATCTATATTGTGTGTTTAACCCTCTGTCTCATTGTGTTGCAACATTTTGGCAAATTAGTCATTGTTGTTCTTCAGCCCTTGAAACCAGTTGCTGTTTGAAAACCACCACTGGGGGCAGGAGAGGCTTAGACAGTTTATCACAAagaaacagagggggggggggagcacatCATCTGACATATCAACACTGATATACTTCAAATATTCACCTCAGTTTCTTCGCATTTAGCAAATTTTCCTGATATTTAAGTCATATATAAGTTGAATGTAAGATGTTATATCAATATGAAAACATTAATTTtttaatctaaatataaatgttaaatttatatataaatattagatagatatgttaatgttaaaaataaatgtcattgCCAAATGTAAAGCTACATATTTAAGAAATTATCCCACGTCCCATGAGGGGGTGTGAGGGCACATAGCCCCGCCCACACTACAGGGCGTGAATTGGTCGTGTTCCAGTTTAACACACCCCTATATACACGCACGCTCacgcacaaaacaaaacaaaacactgtcaCGCCCCCTCCGCAAACACAATCTCACAACcacactcacaatcacacacaaccacacactcacacgcacacacgcacacactcaggtCCTCTGAGGACACATGGGTTTCGTTATTGGTGCTGCGTTCAAGTGCAGTCGAAAAACCCAGACACTGCTCAGAGGACAACCAGGCCAAAGTGTCAAGGTTTCCACAGTTTGTCGATTTACCAAAACAAACCAGGCAGTTTACATCTAACATGGACATGTAGCTCTAACATCcaacatttaaatgtggatCTAACATCTATATTTAACACGTATATTTCACATTTGACATTTAGATTCGGAAAAGCAGGGCTTCTCCCTGGTCTAAAAAGGCAACATCAGTCACCTGATCCTCGCTTCTCTAAATTGGCTGCTTTACGGTTAtagaattgattttaagattttgcGGATCACTTCTAAAGCGTCTGGCCGCGAACTACGTCACAGAATTGTTGTGACCTCGTGTGCCTCCTTCCTGTTCACGCGTCGCAGGCTGAAAACTCACAGTTTGACTCGTTTACTTCTTCTATATTGTTCATTTTACTGATGATAAGTGTTCAAGTTTGTATTTACTCCTCTGGCAGTGATGTCAAAGCCCGTTGTGACCTCTGTTTTTAACAAagggctatataaataaataaagtttattacctagatttaacatttacatttagataCAACATGTACATGTATATTGAACATCTATATTTAGACATAACATTCATAATTAccatttatattaaatatttacatttaacatttatgaTAGGCACATAGATTGAACATTCAACTGATACATTGTATATCAAATTGAAGACATTTGCTTATACATGTCTTAAACGTGTCCTAAATTAGCTGAATGTGATCGTTTGAGCTGAATATTGGAAATATATCATCAGAAAACTGGTGAATGAGTTTTTGCACATCACACCCCTCATGCGCATAGGTCTGCCCGAATGGCGCAGCTGCGTCACAGGCACATAACGCGACAAATAAGACAAAGCTGAAGATTCTCAGATCTGAGACAAACAGAATCATCTCCGCCTCACTCAAGGCTTCAGGATCTTACCTGGGAAGGAACTCCACAGATTTCCGAGTCTCCACAAAAAGGATGGAGATGTGCAGACAGAAtttcaaaaaaagagaaaaaacgcCTCTCTCGTGTCTGTGCCTGTCTTTTGTCTAGTCTGGACCGTAACTcggatgttgtgttgtgttgtgttgtgttgtgtgtctgcagcgaGGTCTTCACAGCGTCAGGATCATGTAAATAACAAGTGAGCGTTTACCTGTCGACTCCTCAGCAGCTTTATTCAGCGCGTCCTTTTAAAGACCAAGGGTAAATCCGTTGGAATATTCCACCGGATGTGACGCTCGCGTTGTCCGTGGTGCTGCTGGTTGGGGgcgttttattttattttatccacCGCTTGGGTTGAGCACGAATTTCAAACAAAAGGGTCATGAGATTGAAATTATGTTTAATCAACGAAGCTGCAGTGAGGAgacgtttgtttttttttagatcatTCAATTTGTGCtatctgtgtttttcctgttctaTAATAAAAGCTGCAGAGTTTTATCAATGATTAATCCAGGGGTTAAAACAACAGGATGTCTGCCAATTTCACAACGTGCATTTAGCAGAACAGACCGTGCAGATAAGATGTGCATTCAGTTTATTGTGTTAATTCAAGTTGGTTGTGATTCTGTTATCTTTTGCGACAGATGGAATTTGTATGATGGACATTTCAGCAGTCCCTGTTCGTGATTTAAGTTTAAGATTCACCTCAAGTAGAGAATTCATTTTTCAATgagtaaatataaaagaaacatGTGGATTTACATTTGAATAGAAACGTAAAGATACGTGATCCATTAAATCCTAGGTGATATACCCGCCTGGGATTTGTGTTGTATGACTGAAGCTCAAATTTCATAATTTCTGTATAATACAAAgttcaaatctttattttttactggTATATGTTTTACTGTCACTGTATAGGCCTCCTGTCACAATCTGtaaaacattcatacagtaaTTCAGATAATAAAATCTACTACAGATGTGTAAATCATCTCAATGCTATTAGGACTGCAGGTGTGGACTCAGAAAAGAACGCAGCTTGAGaggtttttattaaaatatgaaaaatgattTCCAGGttatataaaaaacacttcTACTCAGTCGAGTCTGGACCTGAAAAATGAACTTCCGTGTGCTATTTGCATGCAGTCACGTGAACTCTGAAATAACAAATACTTTGGAATGTTTtctttaccacaagttgataccCTGCTACATgagaatgtgtgtatttgtttaaaaaatttgtaaaagaaaaatatatcagGAATCCTACAAGAAAGATGATTTGAAAATCTTCTATCTGTTACAAATCCGCCACCGACACTAAATCTAACATTGGACGTCCTCTATTCTGTGCAGAAGTTCATGGGGCAGGTGAGGCGGACTTTGTAGTCTTGACAACGTTTCCCATCAGGCTGCTCCGCGTTCACACAGGAAAAACCACGAGTGGCATCATACCTGCAGAAATACATGATATGTGAAGTGTTAAAGGGGCAGTTCACTGGTTCTACAGGTGAAGTTTATCTTACTGGTGGTGAGGAGAGCTGCCTGTGACCAGCTGGGACCTTTCTGAGGCTGGTGTGTGTTGGTTACATGTCTGGACTCTACTTTCATGACAGACACCGGGGAGTGGAGTTtggattaagattaagatacgcATTGTgaatgcacagacatgcacaagcacactcatgcaaggagggaaatttaacctctgcttttaacccatctggtgcaggacacacagagcagtgggcagccatgtacggcgcccagggagcagatgttgggggagcaatgtgccttgctcaggggcactagacagggtagggagaatcctcttggatttttggacagatcaatccaggttcgtctttttgttgtttctccgtggagtcgaaccagagacgaaccagagaccttttgtgcccatagtccaagtttctgccactagtccaccgcctctacAGATCCAGTTATCATCCTCTCTGGATGATAACCAGACATGAGGGATTTCACGAAACACAAGAAAATACAGCTGCATTATGGGGATTGTCGCTTTCAGACTCGTTTAGATTAAAACTCAGGATGTCTCGGGTTCTGCAGGTCGTGGTTTGGATCGATCCTTtgttaataatgtatttttatcaCGAGTCTGCCAGAAGCAGATTAGCTTAgtttagcctagcttagcatgaTAACATAATAAGCTGCTGACCATTCAACTTCTTATCTAACTGTCAAGAAATCTAATAACTGTAAAATAACTAAGGGTTGTGATGCCATACTTTCTCCGGCAGCTATTTGTACATTTCAATGTGTAGAAAGACTGGCAGGTTGTAAATTATGTAATATAATGTGATGAAATTGaaaagtgtgtcaatgtttaaagtatttatacgtAAGAAcatgtctgacagagatgaagggagcaggtattgtcagtaatggtagaatGTGTGAGTAGACGTGTTGTgcatcaagcagtcttgttgtcaTCATTGTCTCTCGTCAGTCCCGTAACTCACCCTTGAAGGACATCCCCCGTCTCGTGAGCAGGGACATCAGACAGCGTCATGGCTTCGATGGCCACCGGCTGGTTGCACACCTCACTCGGGTAAAGcatctgcagctggaggagagtcTCATAGTCTCCTGTCCCTGTGGGACTGTCCACGTCGAACCAGCGAGTCCTGCAACCtgatcaacaacacacacacaaagatatgGAGACTCCGATTCAGACCTATTGTgatatttgttctttttgaCTTGTATGATGCCAATGAGGCAGAACATCTTACGTTACTTCTCAGATCTGTGCATTGGGATATCAGTGTCTCACAGAAAGGTCAGATACGGATTCAGGGACTAAATACACGTCTCTGTTCATTGGCCTCTTAGGGCCTGAGGCATCCGTCTGTGAAGTGTTCTTATAAAATAAAGCTGCATTCACACAATCCTGTGCCTTTGTTAAAAAACAATCCTGTAAATTGTTATAATGAGAAACGTTTTTTCAAAGTTCCCAATGCAAAATAACAAGTTAGTatctcaaaataataattattaactCAAATAATGATTTACTATCTCAAAATATTGATGTACTTCCTCAAACATTAATGTTTTAACTCAAATAACGATTAACTACATCACATAATGACTTGGTATCTTATTTGTTTGACTTAACAGCAGGCGCATCTCTGCTTTAAATTAACAACTTAACActttattgtgttattattttgttgaaCTGTTTTAATTTCTATTCTGTTTTCACTTGGTTCCTTTCATTTGAAACAAACATGAGAACTCACCCTGACAGAAGTCTGGAGGACAGGTCAGGACCACCTGATAATCCTCACATTGTTTACTCCTCTGTTTGTCGTTGATGCACACAAACCCAAACGTTACGTCATAGCTGAAATATGAAGAATGAAGGATTCCTCATGAGAAACCTGCTCCACAGAGTCACAtctgaacctgtgtgtgtttgtgtatgtgtgtgtgtgtgtgtgtttgatatcaCAACGTACGAGAGGAAGGTGTCTCCAGTGTAGTGGGCGGATATTCCTCTCGTGGTTTGGGCCTCGATGCTGATTGGGTTTTTACACACTTGACCGGGGAAGCTTTTCATCAGCTGAGGTAAAGACTCGACGTCCCCCTCGTCCGACGGGTCGTCACTGCTCAGCCAGCGGGTTCGACAGCGCTGGGACACTGAGCACAGGACACATGAACGCCCAGGGTCAGGGTGAGGTTACCGCTGCAGGGGGATCAGGTGACCACGGTTGTATTTTGTTTCAATAACCGGATTTAACGGTGGAATGTCGGGTCGTGAGTTGGGAGACTCACGGTGGAAAGGAACTTCTCCTCAGGGCTCAAACAGGCCAGAGATCATACaaatcattttctgtggtattgttatcaaatttgaacttgGGCTATAAGGCTTCATGCTGTGGTCCCATTGTGCTTtacagctcataagtcccagctagagtcatctgcaggcaatTGTTaaccaaaaaatattcaggcggaagtAAAAAAcctgttccaactgctattactcattGCCAGTAAGACTGAGAGTGATACTGACTAATTTACTTTGGCTGTTCCTCAGAAAGGCGTATAAAGCGAATTTCACCCCCCCTCTTAACAGgttaataatgtatttatttacgtGTTCATACCTTCACAGAACTCTTCCGGACACGTGAATCTGACCTTGTAATCTTCACAACCCCTGCTCCCCTGATCTGCAGTTACGCAggcaaacccataggtggcgtcataactgcaggaaaacagagaagaaggCAGTGGCAGATGAGAAAAGCATTGACCCCATCGGTCTTCAGGTATAAAACACAGTGGATGATGGTGTAAATCTCACTTTAAGAAGGTGTCAGACGTGTTGGAGGCCGGTTCTCCAGAGACGGTCTGGACCTCGATGGCGATTGGCTGCCGGCAGATTTCTCCGGGGTAGATTCTGAGAAGGTCACTGAGGACCTCGTAGTCTCCGTTTCCTGTTGGGTCGTCGTGGTCAAACCAGCGCGTCCTGCACTCTGTGACCAGGGAGGGATGGTGTTAGgatacagatttaaaaaatggtcaAACGTTCCTACTTTTCCCCTAAAGAACATTTTAGATATCTGAAGTAACCTGAACAGAAGAGTCCGCTGCAGGTGAACTTGACCTTGTAATCCTCACACTGATTCCAGGTCTGTTCTGAGTTGAGGCACAAGAGACCCTGTGATGCACTGAAACTGCAAAACACAAGGATCACATTTGGATGTTAGATATAACCATAAAATCCACAGTCGTATCCAAACATCTGAGTCTGAGTGACGTACGGATTCAGGATTCTAACAGTGGGTGAAACGCTCCAGTCTCCAAAGATAAGGTCCCAATTTACAGctaaacatttaaacacattaaatcaGCTTTATCCTCTTAATATCAGCCAATATCACCTCTTACTTCATAGTATAATTGTATATTAACACATTTCTAAATACGATGGTTAAAGCTGCTGTTTCTATTATTCATAAGGATCATGAACCTCCAGTCATAGCACTTCACTGTcgtcttgtgtgtttacatgtggaaGTTGTTGCCCGTGTGTTGGGACTTGACCCCGGACACCGTCTCAGCCTCCATGTCCACTGGACCTGAGCAGATCCGGGTCccgtgcctcctcctcaggtcGGCCAGGAGCTCCGAGTCCCCGTCTCTGGAAACGTGTCCTTCGTCAAACCAGGCTGTCTCACacgctgtggggggggggggggggggggggggggagctcagGTGTGAACAACCTGTCACTCAttgttttgtcatttgttaAAACAACTAAAAGTGATGCAGGACTTACTTTCCAAAGCAGTGACAGGCAAGTGGAGGtctggaggaagaaaaaggaacCGAGGGCTTAAAACTGATTTCATAcatgaaatgatgaaataatgaattaaccgttattctcttttttttacctgatAGAAGAAGACACCAGATTGCAAAACCCTAAAGTAACACAATGCGACAGAAAACAATCAGACTACAAAGAATCCACCGTTATGAGATTAAACAAAGTGCACAAAAGGCAAATTACCTGTAGGACCAGCATGATGCTCTCTGGAGATCCTGAGAAGAGGAAGTGTGTTTTCAAGTGCTTCATATAAATCTGAAATCAATTTTAATTTTGCGTTTTTACTCACAGATATCGTCTCGTGTGACGAGAACCTGTCTGTGGAGGTGAGAAGCATGTGTGGGTTATACATGGGATCAACAGAGGCAggtcctactcctcctcttcatcacttgtATGTTTAACGTCCCACCCATTGGgatcctgagtgtgtgtgtgtgtgtgtgtgtgtgggtgtgtgtgtgtccctgctccTCCCATAGCACTCTGCCTCACCTATGATCCTCAGTAAACTGTAATGACGCTGTGAACGATCTCTGAATAATGAAATGTCGCTGTATTTCAGTGATTGATGCATTATTCAGACATCaagcagcaggaggtgaaatATGGAATAATTGAATCTTAATTGATTTAGAGGATGAAAAATTTAGTTTTCTGTTTATAAGTTTAATTTCCGTAACCTTTACTCAACTGTTCAttccctcggcaccattgtaaatgagggtgttatccctcaatgtgtcttccgaggcttaaataaatattcaatcaatcaatcattctcTGAATCTGCCTCCAGTAACTGTGAtatgaaatattacaaatatctcTGCATATGCATCTTTACCTGGTTCTTAGCTCACTATgagttaataattaataaaaaacgtATTCAATGCTCGAGTTCAAGTCTCCAATTCTTGAACATGTGACGTAATAACTAGTGAAAGTCGAGACTTTGTCACTTTCCAGTTTGAAGCCAGAGGATTAAACTTTGACCTCTGAGGCTCAGAGGGTAAGATGATATTACATCTTCTATGTCGGCGTGACAACcatgaatataaataatcaatcagtCTAATGTGCTGAAATACCTGGACGTGATCTAATCTTatctaataataatttaaatataaaccttTTGAATCGTTTTCCGATTCCAGCCTTAAAAACAGAAGCTAATATAAAAAGCTTGTCTCTCCTTTATTCTTCTCTGACCAGAACATACCTGCTTAGAAACACTGTTGAGTTTCTGTACATAACAATTGAGTTGTTGGCCAAACAGAGCGGCCTCGGGCCTGTGAAATGTCCCTGGAGGCCGGAGGTGTAAAGTAACCAGGATTAGTGTCGAGTGACTGTTGTCTGCACGACACAGCGACGGAGGCCGGAGCCCGGGAGGAGCTGCTCATCCACGATGACAGACGGATGAACTGAAGGTCTCACAGTAGTTATCTgagcattatatatatatatatccacatTGCTTGGATCTTAAGCAGGAGggactttgtttgtgttgtagaaagaaggagaaggaagttTATGCCGATTGAGGCTCTATTTTCCTCTAGTTGAATCTGTGTTATATGTGATTTAGCAGTTAAACTTGGAAAGATGGAAAACTGGCAGCATCTAACTGGATTTGATGGATCAGGGGATTTTACTTTATCCTCTTTGTTTCAATTTCATtctcaaaatgcaaaacaggaaacaaaaaatCTTCTACCTCTCATTTTTCTTAATGCCCTGACCCAAATACTTTTAATCCCTAATAGAACAGAATCTTACCCTTGTTTCAAACTCTATGTTtaatacataaacaaacaagcacTTACCTGAGATAGAAAGTGAATCAAATGTTGTTTGGCTCGACTTAATATACATTTACtactcaataaatataaaaaacgaGAATGTTGTAAAATGTGCATTAATGAGGgtagcctcttaagcagcgggtgagattcgcctaaaatgcctgtctgaggagtaccgaaagtaaattgagcgctgttcttgaaccatttggagtacatgcatgatctccTATCATTtaaaaggtaacattctgaacttccccccccaacagtcagaatcagtctaagtgctactgacattgagtaatagcagttggaacacagcgaagtagaaggtttttatttccgcctgaatattttttggtaaacagatgcctgcagatgactctagctgggacttatgagctggaaaacacaatgggACCCGAGcgtgaagccttgactagcccaggttcaaatttgataacaataccacagaaaatgaatatttcacagattttttcctaagggcatgtctaggcgttttccacaaaggccatttggagaACATGGTAACtaactaggctaaaaaggctacttttacactcaaaatcatacttttatataaaggaggcaaaaccggtcatatggtttaaaatgtatacaaataaacatctttaatgttgtttacatcttgatgctggctgcgctgagattacgcaacagctgactgtggctattctttgatgtaatagtgtgttttggactgattatgttactggattggatcgtctggacctttgtaccACGACACATTTTCattggaatgttatcgatctgtggattaatatgatgcttcttaggtgagtgacgtcaaCTTTGTGATTGGTTTTTTggtgttagtgtcttgactgagacgttaattgtaccagctgtggtgatcggatcttgaaacggcttacatcagtcgaatcggaagaatcttagctttctaacgatatgttgcatcagtatctagcggtacgaggcagttctgaaaataacaatgtttgaggttTATCGGCAGCACCGGCCCGCCCGTGAGCCGGTGCTGCTTAACAGGTAATCATGTATTCTGTTAAAAAAAGATGCATTAAATCTGTTAAATAATCAGACTGTGTGAACCatggttgtgtgagtgtgaagtgaatgaaaacagatttttaatcttttacaaATCAAAAGGAAAGTAAAGGTCGACACTGGACTGAAACCTCAGATAAACGATGGATAAGATTTCGAACTTCAACAGTGACGTCTTGACAATGTGACATTTTCTTACATACATGGAAAACTGAGCCTCCTCCAAACCGGCCTGTGGCACTGTGGTCAAACGTTCTGTCAATAATAATGTACAGGTATCGCTCCCACCCCacaacccccccgcccctccttGATGAAGGTGTCCCTGTCATCTGGTTACACCACTGCCCCCTGGTGATGGTATCACATCATGATTCAGCTTGAATTAGACTATTTATAGATAACCTCTATTTCCACGTCTTTTAATCTTAAGGCTGATTCTGCGACACATTAGCTGAAGGATGTTTTTCCACTTGAATTCATAAAATCATTAGAACAAACTGAAATATATCACTGTGCATAATACACAggtattaaatgtttatatatatacgaGGCTACTTCacttctttatatttatgtgtgttgcAGGAACATGAATTCTTGTTTCATCATCTCTTTTATCCATAAGGTGTCGGACTGTGAAAGAGGAGATCTCTGCAGCCGAGGGGCAGATTCATGTTGGAGAGCCAGGGTGTCGCCTCCACCAGGGAACACTGGGTCCTAACTTCCCAAAGGCAAAGTGTAACCTCCACTGTGTTAAAGGCTCAATGCACAATGGAGGACATGGGAACAATGATGTGAATCTATACGTCTAAACCCTCCCCCCCATGCAGAGGACGAGTGATGCATcgctgagaaaagaaaaactcacgAGATAAAAAATAGCAcatgaattttgtttttaattaagaaACACCAAAGGGCGAGGGGGCGTGTCTGTTTCAACACTGGAAATGGAACAGACAGGTCGTCCTGACACGGACAATATTTCATCTGGTAcatgtttcattcatttttactgTTATTCACTTTCGCCATCGTTACTAAAAGTGCAACTTTCGTATCTTGCGATGgcgtcaaaacaaaacaaaaaaagtggtGGTTGGAGCGGCAGATTCTGGACACAATCAGTGTTTCTAAGAAAATCCAGTTTCAAGAGCAGATACAGAAACAGATGTCGTCACAGACCGGATGGATTTTCAGTCCTTGTGTTCACGAttctgtgtaaataaataatccatTCATCGTAACTGGAGGCTAAGACTTCTGTTCTTTCTTTCATTGACTGAATAATAAGATCGGTTTGAGCAGCTCCACCCAGGTAATAGACGTGTTTTATTAATGGAACTTCATGGGGGCGTGACTTCTGGAGAAATTACAATGTAATATTCAAAAcatgaggaggggggagggggggaaacaaGGGGGGGTGTGGGAGGTGATACACAAAAACCAGAGGAAAGAGATTGAGCAAGCGTCTGTGATTGAAAAAGagtgaaaaataacacaaaataaataaaaaaggaggcGACTCTAAGTGAAAGGATAGTGCTCACTTTTAGGATATTGATACAAATATTTGAATGCTTACAAAaatgagaagaagaataaaaaaggtGTGTGAACCCCAAAGTGATGATGCTGCTGTGGTGTTTGTGGTGTGGTCAGTGCTACACAACCTGCACAGGAAGCTTCCATCTCACTTCTACTGTGAGAAGACTTTGACTTTTAGAGCCTGAAAATGAAGTCACATCCTGAGGCAGTTCTGAGTTGACCTCCTGAGGATATggatgatgacacacacacacacacacacacacacactcacatacacaaagGGCTGAGAtgcacacaacagacaaacacatctTTACACATAAAACAATATATCCTAACGACCACACATTCCCAAATGAAAATTACAcccttttcactttttcaaaaaCTGATTCTTTTGAGATCTACTCAATCACGCCGGGTCGTTCCTCATCGTCATCACATCCACCTGAAGCGCCGTGCATGCTAACAAAGTGACGGAGCTTCCTCCATCTAAGTCACTGAATCACTCAAATGAAATCCCGTGTGTCAGACCTGCAGCTGCGTGAGCACATGCTGCATCTTCACGTCTGACATTAGCACCAAggtttctgtccttttttaatcaaataaaaaaaagaaagaagaacgAACAGACGCAGGAGACGCTGCCGAGAACGAGCAAAGAAActcagcagaagcagcagcgcTTTGTAACGTttgcaggtttttgttttgttcttgacAACCTGAGTTGTGTACTGAAGCTGCGTGCGGCCGCGTGCGACTCTTCTCCCAAAATACTGTGAGCATGCTCGtgtgaaaaagaagaagttCCTCTACagaagtgaagaaagaagacCTAAACGCCTTCAGGTATTAATACATTATAGgcctgtaaaaaaaagaagccctGGACACACAGTATTAGAACCCAGAGTGAACTCTGGGAAAAGTGGAAGAGCAGTTATGGttagtttgcatgttttcccccacaaatataatatatatatattcatatgtatataaataaaaattcaGTGCTGTAAAAACATCTCCAACTCCATAGGATCTGACCCATCGTAGAAGGCCTAATATGTTTTACTCTTCTCGTGACTAAAACTACTGCTGGAAGTATGTAAACTGTCCTGGTTCTCCCGTGTTCACCGTCCTTCATCGAGAACACgacactgaggaagaggagctcaTATTCAATTCTGTTCTTGTTTTTGGTTTTActgcacacagagaaagaaaatcctGTGGTGTCGTgttgatttgtgttattttttttttggtagcAGCAAAGCACCAAGTTTGTGTTTAagtctctgtgtgagtctgctgtgtgtgtgtgtgtgtgtgtgtgacatcactCCatagtctctctgtgtgtgtatgtgtgtgtgtgtctttgcatgggAGTGTGCAGCGCTCTATGAGGAGCACGGCTGCACGTTGACGCCGTGCGCCGCGTGCGCCTGCAGGTCGATGGCCTGGGCCGGCTGCTGGCCCGGCCGGGCGTTCATCAGCGCCAGGTTCCTCACGCAGCCCGTCATCCCTGAGGAGAACTTCCCCCCCGTCATGGCGGCCATGTCTGGGGCGCCGCCTGTCACATGACAAACACAACCAGTCAAACATGAGCTCTGCAGACGTTTGGACCGACCCACAAAGTAAGTTTGagatatttcatgtttttatataaGAAGCTCTTTCATATTCTCTAACCTTATAACTGACAACATGTAGTATTTTGTttattgaaacaaataaaaatacatcacaGACAGCTGCTAACTTATAGAAGATAATGTAAAGAAGATAGAAAATTCTAATAgttcactgtgtttttagttcAGTCAAGTTGGAGGATTATATCAAAGTTGCATAGTGCAGTTAGGAAATTCATTAAATGTCAAAGAGGCTACCAGTATTTAAACCtactttaataaaataaaataaaataaaataaaataaaagtaaaataatataaaataaaacaaaataaaata encodes:
- the si:dkey-205h13.2 gene encoding uncharacterized protein si:dkey-205h13.2, which encodes MEAETVSGVKSQHTGNNFHIFSASQGLLCLNSEQTWNQCEDYKVKFTCSGLFCSECRTRWFDHDDPTGNGDYEVLSDLLRIYPGEICRQPIAIEVQTVSGEPASNTSDTFLNYDATYGFACVTADQGSRGCEDYKVRFTCPEEFCEVSQRCRTRWLSSDDPSDEGDVESLPQLMKSFPGQVCKNPISIEAQTTRGISAHYTGDTFLSYDVTFGFVCINDKQRSKQCEDYQVVLTCPPDFCQGCRTRWFDVDSPTGTGDYETLLQLQMLYPSEVCNQPVAIEAMTLSDVPAHETGDVLQG